AAAATCCCTTAAACACCCCACTCCTATTCCAAGGCAGTACTTTCAGGAAAGGCGGGCGCGGCCCGTAAGCGCACATGGATCGTATCAGAATCGTCGGCGGTAATGAGCTGAATGGCATCATTCCGATTTCCGGCGCCAAGAATGCCGCACTGCCGCTGATGATCGCCTCGCTTCTGACCAGCGATACGCTGACGCTCGAAAACGTGCCGCATCTGGCCGATGTCGAATTGCTGATGCGCATCCTCGGCAATCACGGCGTCGATGTCGCCGTCAACGGCCGCCGCGAGCGCCAGGAAGATTCCTACTCGCGCACCATCCATTTCACCTGCCGCACCATCGTCGATACCACAGCCTCCTATGAGCTGGTCTCGAAGATGCGCGCCTCCTTCTGGGTCATCGGCCCGCTGCTGGCGCGCGAAGGCCATTGCCGCGTATCGCTGCCGGGCGGCTGTGCCATCGGCACGCGCCCCGTCGATCTTTTCATCGACGGCCTGACGGCGCTCGGCGCCACCATGGAGATCGAAGCCGGTTATATCAACGCCAAGGCGCCGAATGGCGGCTTGATCGGCGCGCGCTACACCTTCCCGAAGGTCTCCGTCGGCGCCACCCATGTGATGATGATGGCGGCAACGCTTGCCCGCGGCACCACGGTGATCGGCAATGCCGCCCGCGAGCCTGAGGTCGTCGATCTCGCCAACTGCCTGAACGCCATGGGCGCCAAGATCTCGGGCGCGGGGACTGCGACGATCACCATCGAAGGCGTCACCTCGCTCTCCGGCGCCCGCCACCGGGTGCTGCCGGATCGTATCGAGACCGGCACCTATGCCATGGCCGTCGCCATGGCCGGCGGTGATGTCGTGCTCGAGAATACCGATATGGCGCTGCTCGAAACCGCGCTGGAAACGCTGCGCCGCGCCGGCGCGGACATCTCTGAAACCAACAACGGCATGCGCATCAAGCGCAACGGCGCCGGCATCAGGCCGGTCGATATCGTCACCGATCCGTTCCCGGGTTTCCCGACCGATCTGCAGGCGCAGTTCATGGCGCTGATGACCCGCTCGTCCGGCATCTCGCACGTCACCGAGACCATCTTCGAAAACCGCTTCATGCATGTGCAGGAGCTTGCCCGCCTCGGCGCCAGGATCACGCTGTCTGGGCAGACGGCGAAGATCGAGGGTGTCCAACGCCTGCGCGGTGCGCCCGTCATGGCGACCGATCTGCGCGCCTCCGTTTCGCTGGTCATCGCCGGCCTTGCGGCCGAGGGCGAAACCACGGTCTCCCGCGTTTATCACCTCGACCGCGGTTTCGAGCGGCTCGAGGAGAAGCTGACCCGCTGCGGCGCCGTCGTCGAGCGCATCAGCGAGTAAGCTGCGCTCATCCCGGTTGCGTAATTGGCCGCAGCATCTTATTTCCCTTGTCTACGCATTGCCATTCCGGCGGTGCCTGCTGGGGTAAGACTGAATGACCGATCTGAAGCTTGTTGCGCTCGATGACGAGGACCTCGCGATCATCTCCGCGCATATGCAGGACAGCGTCTTCAAGGTCGGCGACATCGACTGGTCGCCGCGCGACGCGCAGTTCGCCCTGGCCGTCAATCGTTTCGTTTGGGAAGGCGCCGAACGCAAGCGCAAGGGTTTCGAGCGCCGCCGGGCCGCCCTGGTCTTCAAGCGCGTGCTGGCCGTGCGGTCGCTCGGCATCGATCGTGGCAAACGGGACGAGGTGCTGTCATTGCTGGCGCTGCGATTCGATAAGAAGGGCGACGGACCGGAAGGTACGATCGAGCTGTCGCTGTCCGGCACCGCCTCGATTGCGCTCGATGTCGAATGCATCGAGGTGCAGCTCGCCGATATCGGCGGTGCCTGGGAGGCCTCCTCCAAGCCTCGCCATCGCTGACGCCGCTGACGCTTGACGTTTGAACATCGCAGTTTCGAGTTGAGAAGGAAAATCGGCCTTGGCAATCTGGCTGGATCAGGCATCGGAAGGTTTCGAGCAGCATTTTGCCGCCTTTCTGACGACGAAGCGTGAAGTTTCCGAGGATGTGAACACCGTCGTTCGCGCCATCATCGATGATGTCAGGGCCCGCGGCGATGTGGCGCTTGCCGAATATTCGCTGAAGTTCGACGGCATCGATTTCGCCACCGTACCGATGCGTGTCACGCCGGAAGAGTTCGACGCCGCCGTTGAGGCGGTGCCGTCGGAAGTGCTGGGTGCGCTGAAGCTCGCGGCACTGCGCATCGAGAGCCATCATCGCCGGCAGCTGCCGAAGGACGATATCTACGAGGACGACCTCGGCGTCGGTCTCGGCTCGCGCTGGACGGCGATCGAAGCGGTCGGGCTCTATGTTCCGGGCGGCACCGCGAGTTATCCGAGCTCGGTGCTGATGAATGCCGTGCCGGCCAAGGTCGCCGGCGTCGATCGCATCGTGATCGCCGTTCCGGCCACCGGCGGCACGGTCAATCCGGCGGTGCTTGCCGCCGCCAAGCTTGTCGGTGTGACCGAGGTTTATCGTGTCGGCGGCGCCCAGGCGATCGCGGCTCTGGCCTATGGCACTGAGACCATTGCCCCGGTCGCCAAGATCACCGGCCCCGGCAATGCCTATGTCGCTGCCGCCAAGCGCCATGTCTTCGGCACCGTCGGGATCGATATGATTGCCGGCCCCTCCGAGGTGCTGGTGATTGCCGACAAGGACAATAATCCGGATTGGATCGCCGCCGACCTCCTGGCGCAGGCCGAGCACGATGTCAGCGCCCAGGCGATCCTGATCACCGACAATGCCGACTTCGGCAAGGCGGTGGAGCAGGCGGTCGAACGCCAGCTAATGACGCTGAACCGCGCCGAGACGGCGGCGGCAAGCTGGCGCGATTTCGGCGCGGTCATCCTCGTTGCCGATCTGAAACTGGCTATTCCCTTGGCGAACCGCATCGCGGCCGAGCATCTCGAACTCGCCGTCGCCGATCCGGACCGGCTGCTCGACGGCATCCGCAATGCCGGCGCGATCTTCATCGGCGCCCATACGCCCGAGGTGATCGGCGATTATGTCGGCGGTTCTAACCATGTGCTGCCGACGGCGCGCTCGGCGCGCTTCTCATCCGGTCTTTCGGTGCTCGATTTCGTCAAGCGCACCTCGATCCTGCGCCTCGGTCCGCAGCAGCTGCGCACCCTCGGCCCGGCGGCGATCGCCCTTGCCGTCTCCGAAGGCCTCGATGCCCATGCGCGATCGGTCGCGATCCGCCTGAACCTCGAAAGGTGAGGGCATGGCGAAGGGCGATTTCCGGCTTTGCGACGTCGTCCTTGACGATACGATCGGCCGTTCGACGCCCGATGTCGAGCATGAACGCGCCGTTGCCATCTTCGACCTGATCGAGGAGAACAGCTTTGCGCCGCTCGGCCATTCCGGTGGGCCCTATCGGCTGAACATCTCGCTGGTCGATTCGAAACTGGTTTTCGCCGTCACCACCGAAGAGGGTGGCGACGTCGCCACCCATATCCTGTCGCTCACGCCCTTCCGGCGGATCGTCAAGGATTACTTCATGATCTGCGAGAGCTATTACGAGGCGATCCGTTCGTCGACGCCGAGCCGCATCGAGGCGATCGACATGGGCCGGCGCGGCATCCACAATGAAGGTTCGCAGACGCTGAAGGATAGGCTGACCGGCAAGATAGAGGTCGATTTCGACACCGCCCGGCGCCTGTTCACCCTTGTCTGTGTGCTCTACTGGCGCGGATGACGGCAATGGATCGCGCCGCCGACATCGAGGAGGGAAGGAGGCCGGGCGCCATCCTCTTCATGTGCGGGATGAATTCTATCCGCTCGCCAATGGCCGAAGCGATCGCCCGTAGTATTCTGCCTGGTAATACCTATATCAGGTCGGCCGGCGTACGCGCCGGCGAGCGCGATCCTTTCGTCGATGTCGTGCTCGATGAGATCGGGCTTTCCCTCGGGCGCCGCCTGCCGCAGACGCTGGAAGAGCTCGAAGACGATTATTTCGATCTGATCATCACGCTGTCGCCGCCGGCCCATCATGCCGCACTCGAGCTGACGCGATCGAATGCAATCGACGTCATCTACTGGCCGACCATGGATCCGACGGTTGTCAGCGGAACACGCGAGCAGATTCTGGAGAGTTATCGCGAGGTCCGCGATCACCTGGCTGGCCTCATCGAAAGCCGGCTACTCAAACGAAATGGCATTGCCGCGCAAACGGCATGAAAACAAATAAAGGAAAGGCCGTTCAACAAGGTTCACAAACCTGCGTTGATTGTGTAGTTTCCGCGCAAATTTTAAAGGCGCGCGCTGCGCTGCCTATTCAACCCACAGGAAGAAAACACTTATATGCCGAAAGAAGAAGTCCTCGAATTCCCCGGTATCGTCACCGAACTTCTGCCGAATGCGACGTTCCGCGTGAAGCTCGAAAACGAACACGAGATCATCGCCCACACCGCCGGCCGCATGCGCAAGAACCGCATCCGCGTTCTCGCCGGCGACAAGGTGCTTGTGGAAATGACGCCCTACGATCTGACCAAGGGCCGCATCACCTACCGTTTCAAGTAAATTTGACAAAGGTCTTGCAAGGGGTGTTCCCCCGCCTGCCGATGGTCGAGGTTCCATGGCGCTGAAATACAAGCTCATTCTGGCCTCGGGCTCGCCCCGTCGCGTCGACCTGCTCAACCAGGCCGGCATCGAGCCTGCACGCCTGATGCCGATGGATATCGACGAGGCGCCGAAGAAGTCGGAGCATCCGCGTTCGCTCGCCCGCAGGCTTTCGGCCGAGAAGGCCGAGGCAGCGCTCGCCGCCATTAAGGGCGATATCACCTGGAAGGGCAGCTATATCCTCGCCGCCGATACGGTGGTCGCCGTCGGCCGGCGCATTCTCGGCAAGGCCGAATTTGCCGACGAGGCGTTGAGTTCGCTGCATCTGCTGTCGGGACGCAACCATCTCGTCTACACCGGCGTTTGTCTGGTGACGCCGGATCGCAAGATCCGCCAGAAGATCGTCGAGACCAAGGTGCGCTTCAAGCGCCTCTCCGGTTTCGAGATCGAGAACTACCTGGCCTCCGGCCAGTGGCGCGGTAAGGCAGGCGCCTACGGCATCCAGGGCCTTGCCGGCACCTTCGTGCAGAAGATGGTGGGCTCCTACACCAATGTCGTCGGCCTGCCGCTTTATGAAACCATTGTGCTTCTGACCGGCGAAGGCTTCGATGTGCATAGCCGGTGGCCCGAGGGTTGAAGCCCGCGGCCAATTCCTGAATTAGGACGGACCGATTATGCCTGAAGACAAAAAAGCCGCCGCCAAGGTCGAACCGCTGCGCAAGGCGCGCCCTTGCCCCGAATGCGGCAAGCCCTCTCACCGCGAACATTACCCCTTCTGCTCCAACCGCTGCCGCGAGGTCGATCTCTCCCGCTGGCTGACCGGCGCCTATGCGATTCCCGTTGCCGACGACGAGACCAAGGCCGAATATCCGGATGAGGAAAACTGAAGCATGTCATCAGGGAGTGTGCAGCGGTTCCGGGAGTACGACATGCATAAAACAACGAGCTAAAGCGCCCGCGAAGCTCTTATTTTTCCTCATGAATCCGCAAAATCGGCAAGACCGTCAAAAAAGAGTCATTTGACCGCTTGCCATGGCCGAGCAAGATGCTATAACCCCGCTCGCTTCCGGGGCGCACCAAGGCCCCGCGGTTCTTTTTCTGAAAAAGGTCCATCGGAAGCTGGTTAGCCCAGGTAGCTCAGTTGGTAGAGCAGCGGATTGAAAATCCGCGTGTCACTGGTTCGATTCCGGTCCTGGGCACCACACAATCCCCTAAACTAATCATGTGAATAGTATGGGATAGCCTGAGCCAGAAGGCGGCCAACATACCTCTCTGAGGTTAGTTTCGCCCTTTCGATGTCTTCGCCAGCATCTCGCTCAGCGTTGCCGCCGAGAGCATGGACTCGGCCAAAAGCTTCTTGAGCTTCTGGTTTTCTTCCTCCAGGGCTCTCACCCTTCTGACATGAAGACCGACATTTCCGAACTGCAGGGATTGCCACCGATAGAAGGTCGGCTCGCTGATGCCGTACCTGTGGCAAACATCTGCCACCGTCACCCCGGCTTGGTGCTCCTTCAGAATGCCCGTAATCTGGTCGTCGTCGAATTTTCTCTTACCCATCACCGCTTTAGTCCTCACGAAATGCTCTGTTGAAACTGTCGAGAAGAGGTCTGAGTGCATAGATTGCCACGCTGCTTTTGCCGGTCTCGATCAGAGTCTGTGCGGGCATGCCGGCGACCATTTCGACATCCTTCATTTTCGCCAACCGCTCGTCCGTTACGCGGATTGTCGCGGCATAGTAGGGTTGGCCGCTTGCCGTATCGGTGAGACGGTCTGCCGATACATACTCGACCCGACCTTTCAGGAGTGGAACGCGCCGCTGATTGTATGGAAGGAGGTGAATCTGTGCCTCGAGCCCCGCACGGACGACATTGATATCTTCCGGCCTGACGTGGACAGACACGACAAGGCGATCGGAGCGCGGCAGAAGATCGACGAGCGGTTCGCCCGCGCCGACTACCCCACCGGCTGTGTGGATGCGCAGGTTCATGATTGTTCCATCTTCGGGCGCACGGATATCGGTCCTTGAAAGCTGGTCGTCGATCGCCCGCAAGCGCTCGCGCAATTGCATGATCTGGCTTTCCGTAGCGCGCATGCCCTGGGCGACTTCGCTCAACCGGTCGCTCTCAAGCTTTGCGAGATCGGCCTGTGACTCGCTGATCACCTGGTAGGCGCGAGAGATCTGTGCCTCTACTTGACCCTGCTGGCCGTCAAGGTCTGCTTTTTCCCGCTGGAGGTTGAGAAGCCTGCTCCTTGTTTCCAGTCCCTTGGCGTTGAGGGCCGTAACCTGATCCAGTTCTTGGCTCGAGATTGCAGCTCTGTCGGCCAATGCTGCCTTTTGCGCGCCAAGTCCGACGATTTCCTGCCGCACCTGCGCGATTTTTTCATTGGCGATCTGAATTTCCGCCTGCATGACCCGGCGACGGGCTTCGAAGATTTTCTGTTGACCGATCAGAATCGCGCTGACCGAAGGATATTTGTCGATTGCTGCCCTGAGATCCTCAGGATAGGCGACATGGTCGTCGCCGGTCTGCTCCGCAAGCAGGCGGGCGCGGCTTCCTTCGGCGTCCCAAAGTTGCCCTTGGATGCTGTCGCGCTCCGAGCGAGACTTCGTGTCGTCGAGTTCTATCACGATTTGCCCGGCCATGACCGCATCGCCGTTTCTGACGAGGATCCGTCGCACAATTCCGCCTTCCAGATGCTGAATGGTCTTGCGGCTGGACTCCGGTTCGATAACGCCCGATGCGATCGCAGCGCTTTTCAGCGGCGCCAGAACCGACCAGATTCCCAATCCGACGATGAAAACCAGGATCAACAGGTTACCCGTCCAAACAACGCCTCTCAGCCCCGGCATGGGCGAAGACGGGGCCGGTCCGCGCTGTTTCTGTTCGATCACCGGCGAATAGACCGTCTGTTGCCTGGCTGTCGCTGTCGATCGTTGAGCGAACCGCTGGTCCGTCCTTGGCGAATTTGAAACTCTCGCCGGCGTTGCGTCCAGTTGAACAAGGGTCATGGCGGCGTCCCTCCCTACGTTCCTGTTCGAGACGGTGGTTGAAGATAGGTTTCATAAATCCGCTCACTGTCGCCGATGGCAGCCACAGTCCCGTTACGCATGATGGCAATCTTGTTGGTGACTGGCAGGATCCCCATCCGGTGCGTTATGATAACGACGGTCATCCCCCTGGATTTCATGCGCTCGATTGCAGTGAACAGCATCCGTTCGCCGTCATAATCCAGGCTCGAGTTCGGATCGTCGAGAACGATCAGAGATGGATTTCCATAAGCCGCGCGTGCCAGTCCCAGCTGTTGACGCTGAGCTCGAAGGAGCAGGTTCCCACCCTCACCGATATCGGTCTCGTAGCCCTGGGGCAGCCGCATGATCGCGTCGTGCAATCCAACCAGCTTCGCGGCGTCGATTGCTTTGCCGGGATCTCCTCCGTCCAGCCGGCCGATCACATCCTTGATCGCTCCTCCGAAAAGTTCGATGTCTTGCGGCAGGTATCCGACGTGGCGGGTCCCCCCGCAAAGGCGCAGAGCCGTGATATCGACCCCGCCGAGAAGAGCACAGCCGCTCGTTGCTTGCACAACGCCTGCCATGACGCGACCGAGAGTCGATTTCCCCGATCCCGACGGACCGATGAGCGCTATGCAGTCGCCGGGCGCGAGGCGCAACGTGACGCCTGTCAATATCGGCCGATCGGCGAATGGCTGGATGTAGCTGACGTCATCGAGAACGAGGCCGTTACGTTCCGGTACCGGCACCATTCGGGCATCCTGGTTCGATGCAACGGCGATCAGCATTCTGTTCAAGCGATTGAAAGCATTGCGTGCAAAGGTAAAGGAGCGCCATGCACCTATTGCGCCCTCGATCGGTGCAAGCCCGCGCCCGAGCAGCAAGCTCGCAACGAAGATGATTCCGGGACTGCCGTTGTTTACGAGCACCAGCCATGTAGCAGATCCCATCATGAGGATCTGCGCGAGTGTGCGGATCGATTTGGAGAATCCAAGAATGATCTCCGTGCGATGCATCGCGATGTCCTGCGTTCTTCTCGCCATTTCCGCCTCGCGATAGACCATCATCGCTGCGCCATCCTGCATGCCCATTGCCCGGATCACCTCGATGTTTTTGAGGGCGGTCGCAAATCGGAAATAGCTCCTCGAAAGGGCAAGGTTGGCGTGGGCAAGCGGCTCTCGCGTCGCCAGTTCCGTCAGGAACGCGAACAGCAGAAGTGCAAATGCGCATAGAAGACCGATGGTCCCAAGCAGCGGGTGAACAAGAAACAGCAGGAGCAGGAATACTGGCGCCCAGGGAACGTCAAAAAAAAGGGCGCTAGCCGGTGAATCGAGGAATTGGCGTAGTGCGGCCAGGTCCCTGTAACACTCCGTGGCGGCTCCCGCATCGGCGAGCGCGGCATATTCGAATGATGCGGTCAGCACCATGGGCCGGAGCCTGTGGTCCAGCCAGCTACCGATGCGCGAAAGAGCTGCCCTGCGCACGATGTCCAGCATGGACCCGACCAACACGGCGATGGCGATGATCATCGTCAGCATCAGCAGCGTGTCGGCACTTCGGCTCGACAGGACCCTGTCATAGATCTGCAGGAGATAGATGGAAGGCGTCAGAAGAAAGAGGTTATAGCCGCAGCTATAGAGGAAGACCAACCCGAAGGCTCCGGCACAAGCCCGGAGCGCCGCAACGAGGTGTGTCTGCGGCCGCGATGGCTTTATCGATGGCTTTATCGAAATCGTTGTCATCGTCAGATCTCGCTGCACTGGATACTGACAAGAAGAGGCTGCGGGCTGGTTCAGTAAGCCTGAGGGTCGCCAGTCGAAACGAGCGACCCTCAAGGGAGATGAGTTCATGAGCCAAGATGGCTGACATCGATATGGCCGAAGGCGTTTATGAAATGATCGAGATCATTGTGCACCGTCGTCGTTTCTGGATTGGTGTGAACCAATGCTGACGAGATGTCGCCGCCCAGAGCGTAGTTCCCGTTGCCGCCGTTACCGCCGACGCCTGCGAGAATGGTGGCATGCTGATCGGCCACGAGCTGCGTATATTGTGTCGCGGTCGTAGCCGCAGCCACCGCAGCCGTGTCGTGGCCGCTTGAGTTTCCTTGACTGCCGTTGGAGTCGGAATCTCCCCCCGCGCCGCCGGCGCCGCTGTTTGAGATTGCCGCCAGGAAGCCGTTCTGGGCCTGGGTAAAGCCACCGGGTCCGCCATTGCCGGCGTCCCAATCTGCCGTCTGCCAAACGTGATCGCCGTTGTGCAGATGGGTAGATGCCCCGTCGACCGTTTGCACGGGGTCTACATATGCAACCGGGTTGTAGTCAATATTCCCATTATTGTGGCCATCACCGCCGTTGCCGGCATTCGCGTCACCTGCATCTGGGTGATTAAGGTGAATCGTGTCAGATATTTGTGGGATAGGCATTTCAGTCACTCCTTCTACTTTGGTTCGTCCGTTTTAATTCTACGGCGTTCCCCCTACGGCGTGGGTATTAGTATGTCACCGCCAGACAATACAGCCGCAGGCGAATATTGCCCGCGATTCAATCTGCGTACTATCTAGATATTCGGCGACATTCCTTCGGGCGTATGCTTGGAGGTGGCGGAGCGTTATTTTGGATTGGTATTTGGTGATCTTGCGCCGGATGGGATGAGCATGATCATGTCTGCGGCCTCGTCGAAGCGACGTCGTTTTTCCCAAACGGCCGCCGAAGCGAACCGGCCGTATTCCGAGGTCCTGACCAGGCTGCGCTTGGCGGAGGAGATTCTGTTTGGGGCGAGAAAAATCAACCCGCCACGAAAACGGAGGCCAATGCAGGACTCTAGCCCGAAGGCGGGTTGAGTGCTGTCAAACCTGCACAACGGGGCGTTACGGCCATGATAGCCAAATGGCTATAGACCTAGCCGACGGGATGTAGACGAATTGCAGGCTCTGCTTTTCTTAACTTCAGAGGCACAATGGCTGAATAATTCAGGCTACATGCGCGACACGCTTGGCGGACGTGCGGTTGACCGCGGATGGAGACGGCAATGACGGAAATTCGTCCCTTCTTGGAAGATTCGCCCAAAGCGGGCACCGATCAAAACCTCGCCTCCAGTCTGGCCGCGGGGCATCTGGCGCTGGTGCCGACCTGGCTTCCATTGGATGTTGCTTCCGGTTCGAGCTCCAATTCAGCCGGCAGCGGCGGTGACGGGATAAGCGAAGGCGTGATCAGCAGCAACGCGTTGGCCGTCTTCATGCCGTCCAATGCCGCTATTGCGGGACCTCATTCGAGCGCCGACGCTTTCCAGGGCAACGATGCGCTCATCAATCAGCATCCCACCGAAATGGCCGGGATAGGCGGGAATGGCGGAAGCGGCAATGTTGCCGTGGGCAGCGGCGATGGCGCCAATCATGCCGGCACTGGGGGAGATGGCGTCTTCTACGGTGGACTCGTAAGCACCGAAGTCGCGCTGTTTGCCCCCGTGAATACCGCTGTGGCTGCGGGCCCTGGCGCGGAGGCGCACGCCGAGCAATCGAACAATGCTTTGTTTCTGCAGGGCGCAACCCAGATCGGCGGCATGGGCGGCTCGGGCGGAGACCATAACGTCGCGAGCCATGGCTCGTCGATGAGCCCGGGAACGGCGCTGACATTGACCGGCGACTTTTATGCGGGCCACGGCGGCGATGGATATTTCGTCGGCAGCATGGTCGACATAAGTATAGCCATCTTCTCGCCGATCAACATCGCCATCGGCGCCGCAGGCGGCTCGGCGGAGGCTCATCAGACAAACAATGTCATTTTCGATCAGGGCACTGTGCAGATCGCCGGCATCGGCGGCAACGGCGGTGGCTTCAACCTGTCGTCGGACACGATCTTCACCGGCAACCATGCGGGTGGCGGTGGCGGCGACGGATCGTCAACCGGCAGCATGGTCGACGTCAATGTCGGCTATTTCCATCCCATCAACATTGCCGTTCCCGCCGGTGGGACGGCGGACGCCCAACAGATCGATCATGTTCTCTATGATCAGCATGCGCTTCAATTGGCCGGCATCGCAGGCCACGGCGGAGACGGTAACCTCACCGACGCCCATTCCGCTCTCGTGGACGACATTCTGAGCTTCATGCATAGCTAGAGCGCGCCGCGATCTTTCAGTTTCGCTCCTCGCGCTTGAGGTCGTTGGTTTTACGCATGTCGTTATCGCAAAACTTTTTGCGCGACATGCTCGCTAGCGGATAGCTCCCCACCTGCATCCGACATGACCCCCGAACGGCCGGCTCACTGGGATGCCGAACAATCCACCATGATCGCATCCGCATTGTCGCCGATTCGGCCGTCAGAGGCCGTGACCTCTGTCCGGCATCTGGCCGGTGCCGGCGCGATGCTGCCTAAGTGAAAACGATGCCCAACTGGGTAATAATGCATCGATAGAGCCGAATCATTTAGTAATCATAATGGGTAGTCGGTGATCTTGGCCGTCTGTTGCTTTTCGCGTTTGCTGTTTTGCTTTCGGGTCTGCGACAATTTTGAATTGAGATATGGTAACAAAGCCAAGCTGATCGGAATCTAGTTATATCAAGTAGATCTTTTCTGAATGGATCTTCATTAGATACGTTGCCTTTTCAGCGCCTTTGAAAGCTCTGTTGACCTGCTTGCCGTACGTGAACTCGGAGAAGACTGGTAAGTCTGAAGCGACAAGTCGAACCTGCATGTCATCATGAACAAGCTCTTCAATGTGCTCTGCAGGCCCCAGTCATCTCTCGATGAAATCTTAGCTATAAGAATTATCATGAGAGATCTGACTGTCGATATCGACAATAGACTCTCTTTTTATCATGACATGTAGTGAGAACAGGCATAGTATGAATGCCTGTTGGTTGCAAATATTCTGGGGAGCACGCAAGTGTCCGACAGTGCTGGAATTAAGCGCCGTATGGGGCGCAATGCACCAACTGTGATCATCGTTGGGCATTCTACACTGGCGCGCACGACCGTAGTGAAGCTTCTTGAGCGTGAATTCGCCGGCTGGAACTTTATCGATTTGATCTCGACCGAGAGTCTCGATCGAGCACTTGGAGCCGAGGTGCGTTTGATTGCATTGGATCTGGCCGGCAGAGGTGTTGAGAGCTCCAGCCTGCGTGATGACCTCGCGGCGATTACGGCACGTTTTCCTGAGGCTCCTATCACGTTGCTCTCAGGTACGGATGACGCCATCATAGCGCGTCAAGCGCTCAAGGTGGGCATCCGCGGCTTTTTCTCGACTTCACTTCCCGTTGACATTGCCCTTGCCGGTCTTGGTCTCGTTCTGGCAGGAGGAACCTTTTTCCCGCAGCTTTTGGGAGCGGTCACAAACGGCTCAAACGAGCATAGTCCGGCCAGAAACGAGGCTGAAAAAAGATTGGATGATCGGACGCAGTACTTGGCGATTGCCGATTTCACTCCTCGCGAAGCGGATGTCCTCGCAGAGTTGCAATGCGGATGCTCAAATAAGGTAATTGCAGGAAAACTCAATTTGTCGGGGCATACGGTAAAGATGCATGTGCAACACATCATGCGCAAGCTGCAGGCGCAGAACCGCACTGAAGTG
This Rhizobium sp. NZLR1 DNA region includes the following protein-coding sequences:
- the murA gene encoding UDP-N-acetylglucosamine 1-carboxyvinyltransferase, with amino-acid sequence MDRIRIVGGNELNGIIPISGAKNAALPLMIASLLTSDTLTLENVPHLADVELLMRILGNHGVDVAVNGRRERQEDSYSRTIHFTCRTIVDTTASYELVSKMRASFWVIGPLLAREGHCRVSLPGGCAIGTRPVDLFIDGLTALGATMEIEAGYINAKAPNGGLIGARYTFPKVSVGATHVMMMAATLARGTTVIGNAAREPEVVDLANCLNAMGAKISGAGTATITIEGVTSLSGARHRVLPDRIETGTYAMAVAMAGGDVVLENTDMALLETALETLRRAGADISETNNGMRIKRNGAGIRPVDIVTDPFPGFPTDLQAQFMALMTRSSGISHVTETIFENRFMHVQELARLGARITLSGQTAKIEGVQRLRGAPVMATDLRASVSLVIAGLAAEGETTVSRVYHLDRGFERLEEKLTRCGAVVERISE
- a CDS encoding DUF2948 family protein; this encodes MTDLKLVALDDEDLAIISAHMQDSVFKVGDIDWSPRDAQFALAVNRFVWEGAERKRKGFERRRAALVFKRVLAVRSLGIDRGKRDEVLSLLALRFDKKGDGPEGTIELSLSGTASIALDVECIEVQLADIGGAWEASSKPRHR
- the hisD gene encoding histidinol dehydrogenase, with the protein product MAIWLDQASEGFEQHFAAFLTTKREVSEDVNTVVRAIIDDVRARGDVALAEYSLKFDGIDFATVPMRVTPEEFDAAVEAVPSEVLGALKLAALRIESHHRRQLPKDDIYEDDLGVGLGSRWTAIEAVGLYVPGGTASYPSSVLMNAVPAKVAGVDRIVIAVPATGGTVNPAVLAAAKLVGVTEVYRVGGAQAIAALAYGTETIAPVAKITGPGNAYVAAAKRHVFGTVGIDMIAGPSEVLVIADKDNNPDWIAADLLAQAEHDVSAQAILITDNADFGKAVEQAVERQLMTLNRAETAAASWRDFGAVILVADLKLAIPLANRIAAEHLELAVADPDRLLDGIRNAGAIFIGAHTPEVIGDYVGGSNHVLPTARSARFSSGLSVLDFVKRTSILRLGPQQLRTLGPAAIALAVSEGLDAHARSVAIRLNLER
- a CDS encoding UPF0262 family protein: MAKGDFRLCDVVLDDTIGRSTPDVEHERAVAIFDLIEENSFAPLGHSGGPYRLNISLVDSKLVFAVTTEEGGDVATHILSLTPFRRIVKDYFMICESYYEAIRSSTPSRIEAIDMGRRGIHNEGSQTLKDRLTGKIEVDFDTARRLFTLVCVLYWRG
- a CDS encoding low molecular weight phosphatase family protein, whose amino-acid sequence is MTAMDRAADIEEGRRPGAILFMCGMNSIRSPMAEAIARSILPGNTYIRSAGVRAGERDPFVDVVLDEIGLSLGRRLPQTLEELEDDYFDLIITLSPPAHHAALELTRSNAIDVIYWPTMDPTVVSGTREQILESYREVRDHLAGLIESRLLKRNGIAAQTA
- the infA gene encoding translation initiation factor IF-1, translated to MPKEEVLEFPGIVTELLPNATFRVKLENEHEIIAHTAGRMRKNRIRVLAGDKVLVEMTPYDLTKGRITYRFK
- a CDS encoding Maf-like protein, whose amino-acid sequence is MALKYKLILASGSPRRVDLLNQAGIEPARLMPMDIDEAPKKSEHPRSLARRLSAEKAEAALAAIKGDITWKGSYILAADTVVAVGRRILGKAEFADEALSSLHLLSGRNHLVYTGVCLVTPDRKIRQKIVETKVRFKRLSGFEIENYLASGQWRGKAGAYGIQGLAGTFVQKMVGSYTNVVGLPLYETIVLLTGEGFDVHSRWPEG
- the yacG gene encoding DNA gyrase inhibitor YacG; translated protein: MPEDKKAAAKVEPLRKARPCPECGKPSHREHYPFCSNRCREVDLSRWLTGAYAIPVADDETKAEYPDEEN
- a CDS encoding transposase produces the protein MGKRKFDDDQITGILKEHQAGVTVADVCHRYGISEPTFYRWQSLQFGNVGLHVRRVRALEEENQKLKKLLAESMLSAATLSEMLAKTSKGRN
- a CDS encoding HlyD family type I secretion periplasmic adaptor subunit, producing the protein MTLVQLDATPARVSNSPRTDQRFAQRSTATARQQTVYSPVIEQKQRGPAPSSPMPGLRGVVWTGNLLILVFIVGLGIWSVLAPLKSAAIASGVIEPESSRKTIQHLEGGIVRRILVRNGDAVMAGQIVIELDDTKSRSERDSIQGQLWDAEGSRARLLAEQTGDDHVAYPEDLRAAIDKYPSVSAILIGQQKIFEARRRVMQAEIQIANEKIAQVRQEIVGLGAQKAALADRAAISSQELDQVTALNAKGLETRSRLLNLQREKADLDGQQGQVEAQISRAYQVISESQADLAKLESDRLSEVAQGMRATESQIMQLRERLRAIDDQLSRTDIRAPEDGTIMNLRIHTAGGVVGAGEPLVDLLPRSDRLVVSVHVRPEDINVVRAGLEAQIHLLPYNQRRVPLLKGRVEYVSADRLTDTASGQPYYAATIRVTDERLAKMKDVEMVAGMPAQTLIETGKSSVAIYALRPLLDSFNRAFRED